In one window of Henckelia pumila isolate YLH828 chromosome 1, ASM3356847v2, whole genome shotgun sequence DNA:
- the LOC140882923 gene encoding uncharacterized protein isoform X1 translates to MAMATQFNSTLNYLHSSLLPAVGTPITILSKRFCPIQPHKITLKRLHYSPSLQIIRAHIAPDYVPDAQFYKVEAILRPWRIPQVSSALLKMGIRGVTVSDVRGFGAQGGSTERQAGSEFCEDNFVAKVKLEIVVSKDQVEAVIEKIIEEARTGEIGDGKIFLVPVSDVIRVRTGERGLKAERMSGGRAEMFPSSASA, encoded by the exons ATGGCGATGGCTACCCAATTCAACTCCACCTTAAACTATCTTCACTCTAGTCTCCTTCCAGCAGTTGGCACTCCCATAACCATTCTAAGCAAACGATTTTGCCCTATTCAGCCGCATAAAATCACTCTCAAGCGCCTTCATTATTCTCCTTCTCTGCAAATTATCAGAGCCCATATTGCCCCAG ATTACGTTCCTGATGCCCAGTTTTATAAGGTTGAGGCAATTCTGAG ACCTTGGAGGATCCCACAAGTGTCTTCG GCATTACTGAAAATGGGTATTCGTGGTGTCACGGTTTCTGATGTTCGAGGCTTTGGAGCTCAAGGTGGCTCAACTGAGAGGCAGGCAG GCTCTGAATTTTGTGAAGATAATTTTGTTGCAAAAGTTAAGTTGGAGATTGTTGTTAGCAAAGATCAG GTTGAGGCGGTAATTGAAAAGATAATAGAGGAGGCAAGGACAGGAGAGATTGGTGATGGCAAGATTTTCT TGGTTCCAGTTTCAGATGTAATTAGAGTTCGCACAG gTGAACGGGGATTGAAGGCCGAACGAATGTCCGGAGGAAGGGCGGAAATGTTCCCCTCCTCTGCTTCTGCTTAA
- the LOC140882923 gene encoding nitrogen regulatory protein P-II homolog isoform X2 produces MPSFIRPWRIPQVSSALLKMGIRGVTVSDVRGFGAQGGSTERQAGSEFCEDNFVAKVKLEIVVSKDQVEAVIEKIIEEARTGEIGDGKIFLVPVSDVIRVRTGERGLKAERMSGGRAEMFPSSASA; encoded by the exons ATGCCCAGTTTTATAAG ACCTTGGAGGATCCCACAAGTGTCTTCG GCATTACTGAAAATGGGTATTCGTGGTGTCACGGTTTCTGATGTTCGAGGCTTTGGAGCTCAAGGTGGCTCAACTGAGAGGCAGGCAG GCTCTGAATTTTGTGAAGATAATTTTGTTGCAAAAGTTAAGTTGGAGATTGTTGTTAGCAAAGATCAG GTTGAGGCGGTAATTGAAAAGATAATAGAGGAGGCAAGGACAGGAGAGATTGGTGATGGCAAGATTTTCT TGGTTCCAGTTTCAGATGTAATTAGAGTTCGCACAG gTGAACGGGGATTGAAGGCCGAACGAATGTCCGGAGGAAGGGCGGAAATGTTCCCCTCCTCTGCTTCTGCTTAA